From Anaerolineae bacterium:
CCATGGTGGCCAGGTCGTAGCGCTTGCCGCCGGCGATCTGGGAGTCATACACCCCTAGCAGGGCCGCCTGCAGGTTCTCGTGCTCGGAGACATCGAAGGGGACTTTGTCCTCGTCTATCATCCAGTCCAGGTCTCGCCAGACCTCACACCCCACCAGCCGCTTGGGGCGCCGGTCTTCGGGCAGACGGCGGATGGCCTCGATCACCCGCAGGGCCACGCCCACGTGAGTGTCGTGCTTGTCGGTGAGGGCATGGGTGTAGACCTCCTCCGGCCGAGCCAGCTCTAGGACCTGGACTATGTCCTCCACCGGGTTAGGGTTGGCAGCGTTCTTCACCGCGCTGCTGGGGTAGTCCAGCAGGACCACGGCGGCGTACTCCCCGATCATAGCCGCCTTCTTCTGCTCCTTGATGCGCACCTTCTGCATCTGGTCGTCTGTGTAGTCCTGGTACAGGCCGGCGCGAGGAGAGCCCCGCCCGTCGGCCACCACCACACCGGTGAACCAGCGGTCGGGCTGCTGGTAGCTGCTGAGGATGGGCTGAGCCGCCATGATCTCCAAGTCATCCTGGTGGGCCGAGACAGCCAGATAAGTGGTGC
This genomic window contains:
- a CDS encoding PIG-L family deacetylase; this encodes MKFHMDTSEVFVPDGLPAEEALARTTYLAVSAHQDDLEIMAAQPILSSYQQPDRWFTGVVVADGRGSPRAGLYQDYTDDQMQKVRIKEQKKAAMIGEYAAVVLLDYPSSAVKNAANPNPVEDIVQVLELARPEEVYTHALTDKHDTHVGVALRVIEAIRRLPEDRRPKRLVGCEVWRDLDWMIDEDKVPFDVSEHENLQAALLGVYDSQIAGGKRYDLATMGRRKANATYFASHGVDVSTGLNFGMDLTPLIVDPSLNVAAYVQGFIDRFATEVRNRLSSLGAA